From the genome of Plasmodium reichenowi strain SY57 chromosome Unknown, whole genome shotgun sequence:
TAATAAATTGAAAcattaaaagaaatagagattaaatttttataaaaacatataaatgattATCAGTGTGTGAAATACACACATGATAATGTGAATGtgtaaaatataagtacatatgtatatatatatatatatatatatatatatatatatatttacaaacatataaatattgattaatatatatatatatatattattgcATTGTTTGTGTATAGGGCAGCATATTATgatgtataaatattataagatataagcatgaaaaaaagaaaatttgAAAGATGTATTTATCAAATATTGAAGATAgtaaaattttatatgaatatatggataaaaataaagaagtTGATAAGATATGTATTAAGTCCATTATTTTTAAGAgattcttttcattttaagacatatagaaaaagaagGATATGCCCAACAATGACTTTAGTTTTAGATTTAGATGAGacattaatatattgtacaaaaaaaaggaaatatcATTATCAAAAAGAGGTGGATGTATTAATTAATGGAAAGTACTTACcattatatgtatgtaaaCGTCCATatattgatttatttttctcaagtctttatcctttttatgaaataataatatttaccACAGCCATTAAATCTTATGCTGATACagtattaaatataatagatGTTGATCATTATATTGATAAAAAGTTCTATAGAGAAGATTGTTATGAAAtgaatgaaaaattatatataaaaaatttaacaaatataaaaaaagaattatcCAAAATTATTCTAATCGATGATTCTAATATATCTGGATTTCAATATCCTGATAATTTTTTCccaataaaaaaatggCAAGGAGATTTAAATGATAACGAACTATTACATCTTATACCcttctttttaaatttaagaaaattaaaagatattaGATCATTATCCTCCTTTAGATTAATATCACAAAAAGATGTATccaaattattatgtacaTCCTCATCAaaacatattaaatttttaacagatgataattcaaaatatttatatagaCATTCTTTAGCCTTTCAAGCTATTAATTATctaaaaatttttatgaacAAATTTAGATATGCTAGTTCAAAAAAACAATGGAACGAATTagggaaaaaaataaataacaaattGAAATCATATCCCTTTTCCTTATCAAAATTAAAAGGTTCCAGTGATGATGagcataaaaaaaaacacagAAAGATAATTAACAACAGAAAAATGTTGCATTGAGGTCATATAgcataaataaaaaaaaaactacacacatatatatatatatatatatatatatatatatacatatacacacatacgtacatacatacatacatatatatatacatacatacatatatatatacatacatacatatatacatacatatatacatatatacatatattacCTTTTTTATCTTATAATAAGTGAAACACTCAACACATATAAAGACAAACATTACTATGTATTTATCCTAACATACgtaaaataaattacataacaataaattaaaataaaatagtgcatatatttatattttttatttttactttttaaacataccatcatttatataacaccagacatattatttgtaaaacaacataataatttgtttttttgtttttctatttttctgtttttttcttttatagtatatattatatatatatatatatatataaatataataaatattatatccttttaaattatataataaattaaaatgtgtattttttttttttttttttaattataaaatatgatttattattattaatcTATGTAAATATGAAACAGTTGTCCTTAATTATGTATTAgtcattaatatattcatattatatatatatatatatatatatatatatatatatatattatatatattttttttttttttttttttttccttttaatattcatattttaattaattataaatgcatatataaatacttaaaaaaataaaaataaaaataataaaataaaaaaaaaaaatatatatatatatatatatttatatatatacttataagaattattatttcttttttttctttttcattatagATAACTACcaaattaatttttttcttttttttttttgaatacctttaaaatatatatatatatatatatatatatatatacagaacaataaaaaatagaaatacttttagatttttttttatttaaaatgaaaagaaaatattttcatcatatattaaaaataaagttataatatatatatatattattacagctcattattttaaaaaatagcaaatattaaattaaatatataattgtattgttatattataaaaataaaatttaattaattaatttttattttgttatttttaatatataagtatttatttttaatatatgaacGTGAAGTAAACTCCCCTTGTGTGTTTAAATTTAGtcattatattaaaaaaaacactataaatatatatataaatatttttacctacttttatatatatttaatatatagaataccttatttctatatatgacatataaaataagtaagggaaaaaaaaaaaaaaaaaatatatatatatatatatatatatatatatataaaataacacagagtttaattatattgctccgtaatatatacatatatatatatatatatataatatgttaatgtattttccttttctttttataagtCTAATGTTTTTTAGTCGTATGAAGATGTGCATACAAAAGGTTATTGAAGATAAGTTAAGTTCAGCTTTAAAGCCCACATTTTTAGAATTAGTAGATAAATCTTGTGGATGTGGAACATCCTTTGATGCTGTTATAGTTTCTAATAATTTCGAggataaaaaattattagaTAGACATAGACTTGTTAACActatattaaaagaagaaCTACAAAACATTCACGCCTTTTCTATGAAATGTCACACCCCACTGgaatatgataaattaaaaagcaaatgaacataaataataaattatataattaagcaaacatcaaaaaaaataaaataataaaataataaaaaatatgaaaatgtgatatatatatatatataatatttattaataaggatagatgaaataaataatatattagaCCAAATaatgttcatt
Proteins encoded in this window:
- a CDS encoding NLI interacting factor-like phosphatase, putative, which encodes MKKRKFERCIYQILKIVKFYMNIWIKIKKLIRYVLSPLFLRDSFHFKTYRKRRICPTMTLVLDLDETLIYCTKKRKYHYQKEVDVLINGKYLPLYVCKRPYIDLFFSSLYPFYEIIIFTTAIKSYADTVLNIIDVDHYIDKKFYREDCYEMNEKLYIKNLTNIKKELSKIILIDDSNISGFQYPDNFFPIKKWQGDLNDNELLHLIPFFLNLRKLKDIRSLSSFRLISQKDVSKLLCTSSSKHIKFLTDDNSKYLYRHSLAFQAINYLKIFMNKFRYASSKKQWNELGKKINNKLKSYPFSLSKLKGSSDDEHKKKHRKIINNRKMLH
- a CDS encoding BolA-like protein, putative: MCIQKVIEDKLSSALKPTFLELVDKSCGCGTSFDAVIVSNNFEDKKLLDRHRLVNTILKEELQNIHAFSMKCHTPLEYDKLKSK